The Pseudorhodobacter turbinis genome contains a region encoding:
- a CDS encoding terminase large subunit domain-containing protein: protein MARAGKEASAALRFLPTLVIPEGRLAGRKLKLARFQKDFVRGAFSKGTSVACLSIGRGNAKTALSAGIALGHLKGEIEPQPKREIIFAARNRDQARTAFAFLVGFIEGLPEEEQEQFTIRRGSKLEVETDMNGGGLARVIAADGKSILGGAPTLAILDERAAWERDKGDNLENAILSGLGKRDGRALIISTSAADDANTFSRWLDEPPNGTYVQEHRPPMGLPADDLESLLIANPGSKEGIGPSAEWLRAQAQRAIARGGSALSSFRNLNRNERVASDDRSVLVTLDEWMSCEVSPDDLPERSGPCILGVDLGGSRSMSAAALFWPDTGRLEAVGTFPAKPSLADRGAADGVSGRYTEMHERGELSVLGDSTVPPGPWLADIVRLADGADISCIVGDRFRHAEFVEAIDAAGLARVPFIWRGFGWKDGSADIERFRRALFDGDILTTPSLLLRSAFSDAITLVDPANNHKLAKARSLGRIDAAAAVILAVAEGMRRKAAPIRKARLAWA from the coding sequence ATGGCTAGGGCGGGCAAAGAAGCATCGGCGGCACTGCGGTTTCTCCCTACGCTGGTCATTCCCGAAGGGCGCTTGGCTGGCAGAAAGTTGAAGCTGGCAAGGTTTCAGAAAGACTTTGTGCGCGGCGCGTTCAGTAAAGGCACGTCCGTTGCTTGCCTGTCCATCGGTCGCGGCAATGCCAAAACTGCGCTATCGGCTGGCATCGCTCTAGGCCATTTGAAGGGCGAAATCGAGCCGCAACCCAAGCGTGAAATCATCTTTGCAGCCCGCAACCGCGATCAGGCCCGCACCGCCTTTGCCTTTCTGGTCGGGTTCATCGAGGGATTGCCAGAAGAAGAGCAAGAGCAATTCACCATCCGGCGCGGCTCCAAGCTGGAAGTTGAAACAGACATGAACGGCGGCGGGCTGGCGCGTGTTATCGCTGCTGACGGCAAGTCAATTCTGGGCGGCGCGCCTACGCTGGCGATCTTGGACGAGCGGGCAGCTTGGGAACGTGACAAGGGCGACAATCTGGAAAACGCCATTTTGTCGGGGCTTGGCAAGCGTGACGGGCGGGCGCTGATCATTTCAACAAGCGCGGCGGATGATGCAAACACCTTTTCACGCTGGTTAGACGAGCCACCAAACGGCACCTATGTGCAAGAGCATCGCCCCCCTATGGGCCTGCCTGCTGACGATCTGGAAAGCCTGTTAATTGCCAACCCCGGCTCAAAGGAGGGCATCGGGCCAAGCGCCGAATGGCTGCGAGCGCAAGCACAACGGGCCATTGCGCGGGGCGGTTCTGCGCTGTCCAGCTTTAGAAACCTTAACCGGAACGAGCGCGTTGCCTCTGATGACCGATCGGTCCTTGTCACGCTTGACGAATGGATGAGCTGCGAGGTTTCCCCCGATGATCTGCCCGAGCGTTCCGGCCCGTGCATTCTGGGCGTTGATCTTGGCGGTTCCCGATCAATGAGCGCAGCGGCTCTATTCTGGCCCGACACGGGGCGGCTTGAGGCTGTGGGTACATTCCCCGCCAAGCCTTCACTTGCCGACCGTGGCGCGGCTGATGGCGTGTCAGGGCGCTACACCGAAATGCACGAGCGGGGCGAATTGTCCGTTTTGGGTGATAGCACCGTTCCGCCGGGGCCGTGGCTTGCCGACATTGTGCGCTTGGCAGATGGCGCTGATATTTCCTGTATCGTTGGCGACCGTTTCCGCCATGCCGAATTTGTCGAGGCTATCGACGCGGCGGGCCTTGCGCGGGTTCCGTTCATATGGCGCGGATTCGGATGGAAAGACGGCAGCGCCGATATTGAGCGATTCCGGCGGGCGCTGTTTGACGGCGATATTTTGACCACCCCGTCCCTGCTGCTGCGTTCGGCCTTCTCTGATGCAATCACGCTGGTTGATCCGGCCAACAACCACAAATTGGCAAAGGCCCGATCATTGGGCCGGATCGACGCGGCGGCGGCGGTGATCTTGGCCGTTGCCGAGGGTATGCGGCGCAAGGCGGCACCGATCAGAAAGGCGCGGCTGGCATGGGCATGA
- a CDS encoding HK97 family phage prohead protease — translation MLWGSHQGGLELRTEGGETRLRASFPYGRETVLSDGAQPRKEVIASRAFADRIERGEEIHFLSGHDYNKPLASTRAGTLTLRDTDQALEIEAVIKGNTSWARDFLSAHESGLVKGLSPGFRVKPGAEAVEARAGAILRTVRAADLFEISAVTVPAYPDAQIEARAWETHQDRLPYRGPHPLNRWRL, via the coding sequence ATGCTTTGGGGTTCGCATCAAGGCGGGCTGGAATTGCGCACCGAGGGCGGGGAAACCCGCCTTCGGGCATCCTTCCCATATGGCCGGGAAACCGTGCTGTCGGATGGAGCGCAACCCCGCAAAGAGGTTATTGCAAGCCGGGCGTTTGCTGACCGCATCGAGCGCGGCGAGGAAATACACTTCCTTTCCGGGCATGACTATAACAAGCCCTTGGCATCGACGCGGGCAGGCACGTTAACCCTACGCGATACCGATCAGGCGTTAGAGATTGAGGCCGTGATCAAGGGCAACACCTCTTGGGCGCGTGACTTCCTGTCTGCGCATGAATCGGGGCTTGTCAAAGGGCTGTCACCGGGCTTTCGGGTGAAGCCGGGGGCCGAGGCCGTAGAGGCGCGGGCCGGGGCGATCCTGCGCACGGTTCGGGCGGCTGACCTGTTCGAGATTAGCGCCGTGACGGTTCCGGCCTATCCAGATGCACAGATTGAGGCGCGGGCATGGGAAACCCACCAAGACCGCTTGCCCTATCGCGGCCCGCATCCCCTAAACCGTTGGAGGTTGTGA
- a CDS encoding head-tail connector protein produces the protein MTYTRTPTTTETAITLEAAKLHCRVDGNEEDVPITGLIIAASNEIEAQADIALLSQTITTTTDQGPGNCIRLPVGPVAADAVATVELIEQDGTATPITSGYWLEGGRYPRLHFTTTPGGRLRITYPAGYGDTHEAIPADLAHGIADQVARMYDERGGVYDKAPALSPHTARVIARHRRVAL, from the coding sequence ATGACCTACACCAGAACACCCACAACCACAGAAACAGCAATCACACTGGAAGCGGCCAAGCTGCATTGTCGGGTTGATGGCAATGAAGAAGATGTACCAATCACGGGCCTGATCATCGCGGCGTCTAACGAGATCGAGGCGCAAGCGGATATTGCCCTTCTAAGCCAAACCATAACCACCACCACAGACCAAGGGCCGGGTAACTGCATCCGCCTGCCTGTCGGGCCTGTCGCGGCTGACGCTGTGGCCACGGTTGAACTGATCGAGCAGGACGGCACGGCAACGCCTATCACGTCCGGTTACTGGTTAGAGGGCGGGCGCTATCCCCGCTTGCACTTCACCACCACACCCGGCGGGCGTCTGCGCATCACATATCCGGCAGGCTATGGCGATACACACGAGGCAATCCCCGCCGATCTGGCGCATGGCATCGCTGATCAGGTGGCGCGCATGTATGACGAGCGCGGCGGCGTCTATGACAAAGCGCCCGCACTGTCACCCCACACGGCCCGCGTTATCGCACGGCATCGGCGGGTTGCGCTATGA
- a CDS encoding IS3 family transposase (programmed frameshift) produces the protein MKMTRYSEPQILAILRQAEGGVPVAELCREHGMSNASFYKWRAKYGGMDASMVSQMKAMEEENRRLKRMYADLSMQADLLKEALGKKLTGPSQRREMAETAVERRGVSIALACRAFEVSETCYRYSPKLKDENEVIADLLTGLTDARKTWGFGLCFLHLRNVKGHPWNHKRVYRIYCELELNLRIKPRKRLKREKPDVLAVPNRPNVTWSMDFMADRLGDGRAFRLLNVLDDFNREGLGIEVDFSLPAERVIRSLDRIIEWRGKPGTIRVDNGPEYISETLRKWAEKHSVTIQHIQPGQPQQNAYVERYNRTVRHEWLDQYIIESIEEAQDQATQWLWTYNNDRPNMGIGGITPAMKLKMAA, from the exons ATGAAAATGACCAGATATAGCGAACCCCAGATCCTTGCGATCCTGCGCCAAGCCGAAGGTGGTGTGCCGGTGGCCGAGCTTTGCCGTGAACATGGCATGAGCAATGCGTCGTTTTACAAATGGCGTGCGAAGTATGGTGGCATGGATGCATCCATGGTCAGCCAGATGAAAGCCATGGAGGAAGAGAACCGCAGGCTGAAGCGGATGTATGCAGATCTGAGCATGCAGGCGGACTTATTGAAGGAAGCCCTCGGAAAAAAGT TAACGGGGCCATCTCAGCGCCGCGAGATGGCCGAAACGGCGGTAGAGCGACGGGGCGTCAGCATCGCGCTGGCGTGCCGGGCCTTCGAGGTCAGCGAGACCTGCTATCGTTACAGCCCGAAGCTGAAAGACGAGAACGAGGTGATCGCCGATCTGCTGACAGGGCTGACGGATGCGCGCAAGACTTGGGGATTTGGCCTGTGTTTCCTGCATTTGCGCAACGTGAAGGGGCATCCGTGGAACCACAAGCGGGTCTACCGGATCTACTGTGAGCTGGAACTGAACCTGCGCATCAAGCCGCGCAAGCGGCTGAAACGGGAGAAGCCTGACGTTCTGGCGGTCCCGAACAGACCGAATGTGACCTGGTCCATGGACTTCATGGCGGATCGCCTCGGCGACGGCAGGGCTTTTCGGCTTTTGAATGTGTTGGACGACTTCAACCGCGAAGGGCTGGGGATCGAGGTTGATTTCTCGCTCCCTGCCGAACGGGTCATCCGCAGCCTTGATCGCATTATCGAATGGCGCGGAAAACCGGGCACGATCAGGGTCGACAATGGGCCGGAATATATCAGCGAAACACTGAGAAAATGGGCTGAGAAACATAGTGTTACGATCCAGCACATCCAACCCGGACAGCCCCAGCAGAACGCCTATGTCGAGCGCTACAACCGGACGGTTCGGCATGAATGGCTGGATCAATACATCATCGAAAGCATCGAGGAGGCTCAGGATCAGGCCACACAATGGCTCTGGACATATAACAACGACCGCCCGAACATGGGCATCGGCGGCATCACACCCGCTATGAAACTGAAAATGGCCGCGTAA
- a CDS encoding AAA family ATPase codes for MADGGFDRMAEIDAMHRAEMGAGYIVPKSNARAADLSLQLKPLSKIKAVLSSRYLVKGWLDQGAFSVVYGESNVGKTFYALDLALHVAAGKPWHGNKVRDCQTCPGPVVYVAGEGGAGINNRIEAIRRDRPDLAEQIDDNPDFLLLSTTLDLCTSEDAQHLIDALSEGTAPALIVIDTLARSMGNGDENTAKDMGAFVRSVDLLRAKTGAHVMVIHHSGKDTSKGARGSGSLRAAADTEIELTRDGAVILAETKKQRDMTCGAIFAYTLKSVFLGIDEDGDKVSSAVVEPTEAPAKRAPRLKGQALIAMQAFGDALAAHGEVKHGEDFPTNRQCVSLDHWREACDRHHLTDGGSDSAARQAFGRAWKSLQEKEIIRVIDGFAWRCADA; via the coding sequence ATGGCTGACGGGGGATTCGACCGCATGGCCGAGATTGACGCCATGCACCGGGCCGAGATGGGCGCGGGCTATATCGTGCCTAAATCCAATGCGCGGGCGGCTGACTTATCTTTGCAGCTTAAACCGTTGAGCAAGATCAAGGCGGTTTTGTCGTCGCGCTATCTGGTCAAGGGCTGGCTGGATCAGGGGGCGTTCTCTGTCGTCTACGGGGAAAGCAACGTGGGCAAGACCTTCTACGCCCTAGATTTGGCCCTGCATGTGGCAGCGGGCAAGCCGTGGCACGGGAATAAGGTTCGGGATTGTCAGACCTGCCCCGGCCCTGTCGTCTATGTCGCGGGTGAGGGTGGCGCGGGGATCAACAACCGCATCGAGGCCATTAGACGGGATCGACCGGACCTTGCCGAGCAGATAGACGACAACCCCGATTTTCTCTTGCTGTCCACAACGCTGGACCTATGCACAAGCGAGGACGCGCAGCACCTCATTGATGCGTTATCAGAAGGCACCGCCCCGGCGCTGATCGTGATCGACACATTGGCGCGGTCTATGGGCAACGGAGACGAAAACACCGCCAAAGATATGGGCGCATTTGTTCGGAGCGTGGATCTTCTACGGGCCAAGACCGGGGCGCATGTGATGGTTATTCACCACAGCGGCAAGGACACCAGCAAGGGCGCGCGGGGCAGTGGCAGCTTGCGGGCGGCGGCAGATACCGAAATCGAATTGACCCGTGACGGGGCTGTCATACTGGCCGAGACGAAGAAGCAACGCGATATGACTTGCGGGGCTATCTTTGCCTATACGCTGAAATCGGTTTTCCTTGGGATTGATGAAGATGGCGACAAGGTATCATCGGCGGTTGTCGAGCCGACCGAAGCACCAGCCAAACGCGCGCCGCGCCTGAAAGGCCAAGCCCTAATCGCAATGCAGGCTTTCGGGGATGCACTGGCAGCGCATGGCGAGGTTAAGCACGGCGAGGACTTCCCGACAAACCGTCAATGCGTCTCACTGGATCACTGGCGCGAGGCTTGCGACCGTCACCACCTGACCGATGGGGGCAGCGATAGCGCGGCGCGTCAAGCCTTCGGGCGGGCGTGGAAGTCGCTGCAAGAGAAAGAGATCATCCGCGTGATTGATGGTTTTGCATGGAGGTGCGCCGATGCGTGA
- a CDS encoding HNH endonuclease: MGMKDHFRHSKRVTSTRRWQSVRHAVLERDGWKCVQCGDQRRLEVDHIKPVRSHPELSFNPDNLQALCARCHTRKTRIEIGHKPLSKDRQKWRDSVNALMREGKKPNEHKENTHA; the protein is encoded by the coding sequence ATGGGCATGAAAGATCATTTCCGCCATTCCAAGCGCGTCACAAGCACACGGCGTTGGCAGTCAGTACGGCACGCGGTTTTAGAGCGTGACGGCTGGAAATGCGTTCAATGCGGCGATCAGCGGCGGCTTGAGGTGGACCACATTAAGCCCGTTCGGAGTCACCCCGAATTGTCTTTTAATCCTGACAACCTGCAAGCCCTTTGCGCCCGTTGTCACACCCGGAAAACAAGAATTGAGATCGGCCACAAGCCGTTATCAAAAGACCGTCAAAAATGGCGGGATAGCGTCAACGCGCTCATGCGCGAAGGCAAAAAACCTAACGAGCATAAGGAAAACACACATGCTTAA
- the serS gene encoding serine--tRNA ligase — translation MHDIRAIRETPEAFDAALARRGLEALSPRILEIDAARRAKILAAETAQAAQNAASRDVGAAKAAGNDEEFNRLRVLVAEKKAEVARLNEGAATEDTRLRDLLVAIPNLPLPVVPDGKDEADNVEIRRWGTPRTLDFKPLEHYQLPAALPGLDFATAAKLSGSRFVVLKGAMVRLHRALAQFMLDTHVEEHGLNEVWTPVLVKDEAMFGTGNLPKFAEDSYQTTNGWWLIPTSEVTLTNTVAGDTLDEAQLPIRMTAHTQCFRSEAGSAGRDTSGMLRQHQFEKVEMVSITTPEASMAEHDRMTGCAEAILQKLELPYRVVVLCAGDMGFGAIKTHDLEVWLPGQDTYREISSVSVCGDFQARRMNARYKPAAGGKPDFVHTLNGSGVAVGRCLIAVLENGQQADGSVQLPAALHPYLRGKSKITAAGELV, via the coding sequence ATGCACGATATCCGCGCGATCCGAGAGACCCCCGAAGCCTTTGACGCCGCCCTTGCACGGCGCGGTCTTGAGGCGCTATCCCCCCGGATCTTGGAAATTGATGCCGCCCGCCGCGCCAAGATCCTGGCCGCCGAAACAGCGCAGGCCGCCCAGAATGCGGCATCGCGTGATGTCGGCGCAGCCAAGGCCGCTGGCAATGACGAGGAATTCAACCGCCTACGCGTGCTGGTCGCCGAGAAAAAAGCCGAAGTTGCCCGCCTCAATGAAGGGGCCGCCACCGAGGATACCCGCTTGCGTGATCTTCTAGTCGCAATTCCCAACCTGCCCCTGCCGGTGGTTCCCGATGGCAAGGATGAGGCTGACAACGTCGAGATCCGCCGCTGGGGCACGCCCCGCACGCTGGATTTCAAACCGCTGGAGCATTACCAACTTCCCGCCGCCCTGCCCGGCCTTGATTTCGCCACCGCCGCCAAACTTTCCGGCAGTCGCTTTGTGGTTCTGAAGGGCGCGATGGTTCGGCTGCACCGTGCGCTGGCACAGTTCATGCTTGATACCCACGTCGAAGAACACGGGCTGAATGAAGTCTGGACGCCGGTTCTGGTCAAGGATGAGGCGATGTTCGGCACCGGCAATCTGCCGAAATTTGCCGAGGACAGCTATCAGACCACCAATGGCTGGTGGCTTATCCCGACGTCCGAGGTCACGCTGACCAACACGGTCGCCGGGGATACGCTTGACGAAGCCCAGCTTCCAATCCGCATGACCGCCCATACGCAGTGCTTCCGCTCCGAAGCCGGGTCAGCGGGGCGCGATACATCGGGGATGTTGCGCCAACACCAGTTCGAAAAGGTCGAAATGGTCAGCATTACCACGCCCGAAGCCTCAATGGCCGAGCATGACCGCATGACAGGCTGCGCCGAGGCGATCTTGCAAAAGCTGGAGCTGCCCTACCGTGTTGTGGTGCTTTGTGCTGGCGATATGGGGTTTGGCGCGATCAAGACACATGACCTTGAGGTCTGGCTGCCGGGACAGGATACCTACCGCGAGATCAGCTCCGTCTCGGTTTGCGGTGATTTTCAGGCGCGGCGGATGAACGCCCGCTATAAACCCGCCGCCGGTGGTAAGCCCGATTTTGTGCATACGCTCAACGGGTCGGGGGTGGCCGTCGGGCGTTGTCTGATCGCGGTTCTGGAAAACGGACAACAGGCGGATGGTTCGGTCCAATTGCCGGCGGCGCTGCATCCCTATTTG
- a CDS encoding tyrosine-type recombinase/integrase, whose translation MELTKEAINALDHPASGQKLYWFDTPRGFGLRATPTAKTFIFDGRVNGKKRRVTIGRVDLFKPLSKAKDVAVEHAYNFNRGVDPVLERAKKDTARKLQEAQTITLAEALKDYADAPKKKGSGYGSGVKLKKARTIRDIHTVCQRHFSDWMGIAVTEITGDMVRDRHAMFAADAPTQANLAFRYLRAALNHVNVDSDDAAPIIVNNPVDRLRKRGQWADTKVKKTRLEREDIPHWVEAVKTLLTDKELTPLKFGAEHRDGLIFILLTGARLSEVFGNKEDGYPALAWTDVDMKRGTVTFRDTKNRDDHQLPLGPKLLGILEARKEVSGLYVFGNANNEVSGDLRSAFTRIEAMVGLRVTAHDLRRTFAAVANSLDISGYKLKRLLNHISGNTSDVTAGYIGDITTDDLREPMQRIEEFMLREVQELPA comes from the coding sequence ATGGAACTCACAAAGGAAGCGATTAACGCGCTGGATCATCCAGCAAGCGGACAAAAGCTGTACTGGTTTGACACGCCTAGGGGGTTTGGTCTGCGCGCAACGCCAACGGCCAAAACCTTCATTTTTGACGGTCGTGTGAACGGTAAAAAGCGCCGCGTGACAATCGGGCGTGTGGACCTGTTCAAGCCTTTGAGCAAGGCAAAGGACGTAGCTGTTGAACATGCTTACAACTTCAATCGCGGCGTTGATCCAGTCCTTGAACGGGCGAAAAAAGACACGGCAAGAAAATTACAGGAAGCGCAGACGATAACCTTGGCGGAAGCGCTCAAGGATTATGCGGATGCGCCAAAGAAAAAGGGAAGTGGTTACGGTTCGGGTGTGAAGTTAAAGAAGGCAAGAACAATCCGTGATATTCACACAGTTTGCCAACGGCACTTTAGCGACTGGATGGGCATAGCTGTGACTGAAATCACTGGCGACATGGTGAGGGATCGTCACGCCATGTTTGCAGCAGATGCACCAACGCAAGCTAATCTGGCGTTTAGATACCTGCGGGCCGCGCTGAACCATGTGAACGTTGATAGCGATGATGCCGCGCCGATCATTGTGAATAACCCCGTTGATCGGCTTAGGAAGCGCGGGCAGTGGGCAGATACCAAAGTGAAGAAAACGCGCCTTGAACGCGAAGATATCCCACATTGGGTTGAGGCAGTGAAAACGCTTCTTACAGACAAGGAACTTACCCCCTTGAAGTTTGGTGCGGAACATCGGGACGGTTTGATTTTCATCTTGTTGACCGGTGCGAGATTGTCGGAGGTTTTCGGCAACAAGGAAGATGGATACCCCGCGCTTGCGTGGACCGATGTAGATATGAAGCGTGGAACCGTAACCTTTCGAGATACGAAAAACCGCGATGACCACCAGTTGCCGCTTGGTCCTAAGCTATTGGGAATTTTGGAAGCGCGGAAAGAGGTGTCCGGCCTTTATGTTTTCGGCAACGCGAACAATGAAGTTTCAGGCGATCTGCGCAGCGCGTTCACGCGCATTGAAGCTATGGTCGGGTTGCGTGTGACCGCGCATGATTTGCGCCGCACCTTTGCAGCCGTTGCAAATAGTTTGGACATTTCAGGCTATAAGTTGAAGCGATTGTTGAACCACATTAGCGGCAACACCAGTGATGTAACGGCGGGTTATATTGGTGATATAACAACCGATGATTTACGCGAACCAATGCAACGAATTGAAGAATTTATGTTGCGCGAAGTGCAGGAACTACCAGCATGA
- a CDS encoding phage major capsid protein — MLKSVEITRRQSEIRQALAELVGKDKPTEDETRQMGALDLEYRNGETRYRAALIAEDTERRDAGAELETRSGKEWADLMAGFELRQVALNLDEGRQLDGKTAEIVQELRSAGGFRGIPVPWQALEQRAGETVASGTPDPVQHRPIIDRLFPDSVAARMGAQMISIPQGSVAWPVTTSTVSAGWATSETGNVAGPTTYATTDRAMSPDHNLGVQMRITRKALQQSGAALEQAIRRDMSGAMGAAMDKAVFLGTGADGQPLGVITGAATYGITSTGVDDAASWAAFRAAVVRFMAGNAAGGPAAIKAMIRPELWSFLDDTLITGTAVSEWDRMVKNIPAGNIAMTTNGLAAPAGSPLACTSLLTTAAGGVAPIFVGAWGAVDVIRDPYSDAQSGGLRITALATMDVTVARPAQLEILTGLELA, encoded by the coding sequence ATGCTTAAATCTGTTGAAATCACGCGGCGTCAGTCTGAAATTCGCCAAGCCCTTGCCGAGTTGGTAGGGAAGGACAAACCCACCGAGGACGAAACCCGCCAAATGGGCGCGCTTGATCTGGAATACCGCAACGGCGAAACCCGCTATCGCGCGGCCCTTATTGCCGAAGATACCGAGCGCCGGGACGCCGGGGCCGAGTTGGAAACCCGTTCCGGCAAGGAATGGGCCGACCTGATGGCGGGCTTTGAATTGCGCCAGGTTGCTTTGAACCTGGACGAGGGGCGGCAACTGGACGGCAAGACCGCCGAAATCGTGCAGGAATTGCGCAGCGCGGGCGGTTTCCGTGGCATCCCTGTTCCGTGGCAGGCTTTGGAGCAACGCGCGGGCGAGACTGTCGCAAGCGGCACCCCTGACCCCGTGCAACATCGCCCGATCATTGACCGCCTGTTCCCCGATAGCGTAGCGGCCCGCATGGGCGCGCAAATGATCAGCATCCCGCAAGGTTCAGTTGCATGGCCTGTCACCACAAGCACGGTATCGGCGGGCTGGGCAACATCCGAGACGGGCAACGTGGCAGGGCCGACCACCTACGCCACCACAGACCGGGCAATGTCGCCGGATCATAACTTGGGCGTTCAAATGCGCATCACCCGCAAGGCATTGCAGCAATCGGGCGCGGCACTGGAACAAGCAATTCGGCGCGATATGTCCGGCGCTATGGGCGCGGCGATGGATAAGGCCGTATTCCTTGGCACCGGGGCCGATGGTCAACCCTTGGGCGTGATCACCGGGGCGGCAACCTACGGCATCACAAGCACGGGCGTTGATGACGCGGCAAGCTGGGCGGCGTTCCGCGCGGCTGTGGTGCGCTTCATGGCTGGCAATGCGGCGGGTGGTCCTGCGGCGATCAAGGCAATGATCCGCCCCGAATTGTGGAGCTTCCTTGATGATACCTTGATTACAGGAACGGCTGTTTCGGAGTGGGACCGCATGGTGAAGAACATTCCGGCGGGCAATATCGCCATGACCACAAACGGCCTTGCCGCCCCGGCGGGTAGCCCCTTGGCTTGCACCTCTCTTTTGACCACGGCAGCGGGCGGCGTTGCGCCTATCTTTGTCGGGGCATGGGGTGCGGTTGATGTGATCCGCGACCCCTATTCCGATGCTCAATCGGGCGGGCTGCGCATCACGGCGCTTGCCACAATGGATGTTACGGTTGCACGGCCTGCACAGCTTGAAATCCTGACCGGGCTGGAATTGGCATAA